Proteins encoded together in one Bos indicus isolate NIAB-ARS_2022 breed Sahiwal x Tharparkar chromosome 3, NIAB-ARS_B.indTharparkar_mat_pri_1.0, whole genome shotgun sequence window:
- the CFAP276 gene encoding cilia- and flagella-associated protein 276 — translation MPLTRDPFQNPALDKDDSYLGKSRASKKLPYKNPTHLAQQQEPWCRLSSTPTITSMKRDGFFFYSEIPKDDLDFRLAALYNHHTGTFKNKSEILTHQETIQDTRRIKTQFPGEFLPAPQPPLITSRANIRHWINPKKESIHSIQGSIVSPHTAATNGGYSRKNDGGFFST, via the exons ATGCCTCTCACCCGAGACCCTTTCCAGAACCCTGCGTTGGATAAAGATGATTCCTACTTGGGAAAGTCACGGGCTTCCAAG AAACTGCCATATAAGAACCCAACTCACCTTGCTCAGCAACAGGAACCCTGGTGTCGACTCAGCTCAACTCCCACAATTACCTCCATGAAAcgggatggtttttttttttattcagag ATACCAAAGGATGACCTGGATTTCCGCTTAGCAGCCTTGTACAACCACCACACAGGGACATTCAAGAACAAGAGTGAGATACTCACACACCAGGAGACCATCCAGGATACCCGCCG AATCAAGACCCAATTCCCTGGAGAATTTTTACCCGCTCCCCAACCACCCCTCATCACTTCCAGAGCTAACATCAGACATTGGATCAACCCTAAGAAGGAGTCTATTCACAGCATACAGGGATCCATAG TGTCCCCTCACACTGCAGCCACCAATGGAGGGTACTCCCGAAAGAATGATGGTGGCTTCTTCTCCACATAA
- the TMEM167B gene encoding protein kish-B: MTNVYSLDGILVFGLLFVCTCAYFKKVPRLKTWLLSEKKGVWGVFYKAAVIGTRLHAAVAIACIVMAFYVLFIK, translated from the exons ATGACGAACG TGTACTCCTTGGATGGGATTCTGGTGTTTGGTTTGCTGTTTGTTTGCACCTGTGCCTACTTCAAGAAAGTACCTCGTCTCAAAACCTGGCTGCTCTCAGAAAAGAAGGGAGTTTGGGGTGTGTTTTACAAAG CTGCTGTAATTGGAACCAGGCTGCATGCTGCTGTGGCAATCGCCTGCATTGTGATGGCCTTCTACGTCCtgtttataaaatga